A genomic region of Cupriavidus oxalaticus contains the following coding sequences:
- a CDS encoding glycoside hydrolase family 19 protein → MDKRTFRAAAGISEALADRWFPHVDAALFEFGILRPNRVAAWVAQVGHESLSFERLQESFDYKPQGLIDTFGKRMPAAIAATLGRQPGERVVPVERQQRIASIVYAGRFGNGDAASGDGWRFAGHGLKQITFRANHEACGHALGVDLISHPELLTTDDALAARSAAWFWYANGCNQLADAGDFKGLTRRINGGEIGLAKREERWERAKQFIHD, encoded by the coding sequence ATGGACAAGAGAACCTTTCGGGCCGCTGCAGGGATCAGCGAGGCGCTCGCGGATCGCTGGTTTCCGCACGTCGACGCGGCGCTGTTCGAGTTCGGGATCCTGCGTCCCAATCGTGTCGCGGCGTGGGTGGCGCAGGTGGGTCACGAATCGCTGAGCTTTGAGCGGCTGCAGGAATCGTTCGACTACAAGCCGCAGGGGCTGATCGATACCTTCGGCAAGCGCATGCCGGCGGCGATCGCGGCCACGCTCGGGCGTCAGCCTGGTGAGCGTGTGGTGCCCGTCGAGCGGCAGCAGCGCATCGCCTCGATCGTCTACGCCGGCCGGTTTGGCAATGGCGACGCGGCGAGCGGTGATGGCTGGCGCTTTGCCGGGCACGGGCTCAAGCAGATCACGTTCCGGGCGAATCATGAGGCATGTGGGCACGCCCTCGGTGTCGACCTGATTTCGCATCCGGAGCTGCTGACGACAGATGACGCGCTGGCCGCGCGCTCGGCGGCCTGGTTCTGGTACGCCAACGGTTGCAACCAGCTGGCTGACGCCGGCGACTTCAAGGGGCTTACGCGCCGGATCAACGGCGGTGAGATTGGCTTGGCCAAGCGAGAGGAGCGCTGGGAGCGGGCCAAGCAGTTCATCCACGACTGA